One Paraburkholderia sp. IMGN_8 DNA window includes the following coding sequences:
- the can gene encoding carbonate dehydratase translates to MNTNASPLPNPLAHLFDNNDAWVARKLSEDPEYFSRLAHQQTPEYLWIGCSDSRVPANQIIGLPPGEVFVHRNIANVVVHTDLNCLSVIQFAVDLLKVKHIMVVGHYGCSGVGAALHGRRVGLADNWLHHVQDVRTKHAALLEEWPLGEARHRRLVELNTIEQVVNVCRTTIVNDAWARGQELTVHGWVYGVHDGKVRNLGMTIGEPGALDPTYQNCVAAVSASGAHKADNDVVAADAAQLGDVPAIVEGVIKEFRNE, encoded by the coding sequence ATGAATACAAACGCTTCTCCCCTTCCCAATCCGCTCGCGCATCTGTTCGACAACAACGACGCGTGGGTGGCCCGCAAGCTGTCCGAAGACCCGGAGTACTTTTCGCGTCTCGCGCACCAGCAGACGCCCGAATACCTGTGGATCGGCTGCTCCGATTCGCGCGTGCCGGCCAATCAGATCATCGGCCTGCCGCCGGGCGAAGTGTTCGTGCACAGAAACATCGCCAACGTGGTGGTGCATACGGATCTGAACTGCCTGTCGGTGATCCAGTTCGCCGTCGACCTGCTGAAGGTCAAGCACATCATGGTGGTCGGCCACTACGGCTGCTCCGGCGTGGGCGCGGCGCTGCACGGCCGTCGCGTGGGTCTGGCCGACAACTGGCTGCATCACGTGCAGGACGTGCGCACCAAGCATGCCGCGCTGCTCGAAGAATGGCCGCTCGGCGAAGCGCGCCATCGGCGTCTGGTCGAGCTGAACACGATCGAGCAGGTGGTCAACGTGTGCCGCACCACCATCGTCAACGACGCATGGGCGCGCGGCCAGGAGCTAACCGTGCACGGTTGGGTGTATGGCGTGCACGACGGCAAGGTACGCAATCTCGGCATGACGATCGGCGAACCGGGTGCGCTCGATCCGACCTATCAGAATTGCGTCGCGGCAGTGTCGGCAAGCGGCGCGCACAAAGCGGACAACGACGTGGTCGCGGCCGACGCGGCCCAGCTCGGCGATGTGCCGGCGATCGTCGAAGGTGTGATCAAGGAGTTTAGAAATGAGTGA
- a CDS encoding acetyl-CoA C-acetyltransferase: protein MSEINMSETKSDPIVIVSAARTPMAAFQGDFASLTAPQLGAVAIEAAVQRAGLKPEQIDEVVMGCVLPAGLGQAPARQAALGAGLPLGTGSTTVNKMCGSGMRAAMFAHDMLAAGSVDVIVAGGMESMTNAPYLLPKARGGMRMGHGQVIDHMFYDGLEDAYEKGRLMGTFAEECAASFDFTREAQDAFAVESLNRAKRANEDGSFAWEIAPVKIESRKGEVTIDHDEQPFKANLEKIPTLKPAFSKTGTVTAANSSSISDGAAALVMMRESTAKRLGVEPIARVVGHSTFAQEPAKFTTAPVGAIRKLFEKNGWRADEVDLYEVNEAFAVVTMAAMKEHHLPHDKVNVNGGACALGHPIGASGARILVTLIGALKKRGGKRGVATLCIGGGEATAMGIELV from the coding sequence ATGAGTGAGATAAACATGAGCGAGACAAAGTCCGATCCGATCGTGATAGTTTCCGCAGCGCGCACGCCGATGGCTGCATTTCAAGGCGATTTCGCTTCGCTGACGGCGCCGCAGTTGGGTGCGGTCGCGATCGAAGCCGCGGTGCAACGCGCGGGCCTGAAGCCCGAGCAGATCGACGAAGTAGTGATGGGCTGCGTGCTGCCCGCCGGTCTCGGCCAGGCACCCGCGCGTCAGGCCGCATTGGGCGCCGGCTTGCCGTTGGGCACCGGCAGCACCACCGTCAACAAGATGTGTGGTTCCGGCATGCGCGCGGCGATGTTCGCGCACGACATGCTGGCCGCGGGTTCGGTCGACGTGATCGTCGCCGGCGGCATGGAGAGCATGACGAACGCGCCGTACCTGCTGCCGAAAGCGCGCGGCGGCATGCGCATGGGCCACGGCCAGGTGATCGACCACATGTTCTACGACGGCCTCGAAGATGCGTACGAGAAAGGCCGCTTGATGGGCACCTTCGCTGAAGAATGCGCGGCATCGTTCGATTTCACGCGTGAAGCGCAGGACGCGTTCGCCGTCGAGTCATTGAATCGTGCGAAGCGCGCGAACGAAGACGGCTCGTTCGCGTGGGAAATCGCACCGGTGAAAATCGAAAGCCGCAAAGGCGAAGTCACCATCGATCACGACGAGCAACCGTTCAAAGCGAATCTCGAGAAGATTCCCACGCTCAAGCCCGCGTTCAGCAAAACCGGCACAGTGACGGCGGCGAATTCGTCGTCGATTTCGGACGGCGCCGCGGCGCTCGTGATGATGCGCGAATCGACGGCGAAACGTCTGGGCGTCGAGCCGATCGCGCGCGTGGTCGGCCATTCGACCTTCGCGCAGGAGCCGGCGAAGTTCACCACTGCGCCGGTCGGCGCGATCCGCAAGCTGTTCGAGAAGAACGGCTGGCGCGCGGACGAAGTCGATCTGTACGAGGTCAACGAAGCGTTCGCGGTGGTGACGATGGCCGCGATGAAAGAACACCATTTACCGCACGACAAGGTCAACGTGAACGGCGGCGCATGTGCGCTCGGCCATCCGATCGGCGCATCGGGCGCGCGGATTCTCGTCACGCTGATCGGCGCGCTGAAAAAGCGCGGCGGCAAGCGCGGCGTCGCCACGCTGTGCATCGGCGGTGGCGAAGCGACCGCAATGGGTATCGAACTGGTTTGA
- a CDS encoding SDR family oxidoreductase, producing MKTVLIVGASRGIGREFVRQYKKSGWRVLATARDGAALDALAELGAETFPVDVTAPEEIAALGWKLDGERLDAAVLVSGVYGPRTEGVETITAEDFDHVMSTNVRGPMQLMPILLPLVEEAGGVLAVVSSKMGSISDASATSGWLYRASKAALNDALKIASLEAKRATCISLHPGWVRTDMGGAQAAIDPARSVTGMREVLAQAAAAHESFNGRFYQYDGTLLDW from the coding sequence ATGAAGACAGTGTTGATCGTCGGTGCGTCGCGCGGCATCGGCCGGGAATTTGTGCGGCAGTACAAGAAGAGTGGCTGGCGCGTGCTGGCCACCGCGCGCGATGGCGCCGCGCTCGACGCGCTAGCCGAGCTCGGCGCGGAAACCTTCCCGGTCGACGTTACCGCACCTGAAGAGATCGCCGCACTCGGCTGGAAGCTCGACGGCGAGCGGCTCGACGCGGCGGTGCTGGTCTCGGGCGTGTACGGCCCGCGCACTGAAGGCGTCGAGACGATCACCGCCGAGGACTTCGATCACGTGATGAGTACCAACGTGCGCGGTCCGATGCAATTGATGCCGATCCTCTTGCCGCTCGTCGAAGAGGCCGGCGGCGTGCTCGCGGTGGTCTCGAGCAAGATGGGCAGCATCAGCGATGCAAGCGCCACGAGCGGCTGGCTGTATCGCGCGAGCAAGGCGGCGCTGAACGACGCGCTGAAGATCGCGTCGCTGGAAGCGAAGCGCGCAACCTGTATCTCACTGCATCCAGGTTGGGTACGTACCGACATGGGCGGCGCGCAGGCCGCAATCGATCCGGCGCGCAGCGTGACCGGCATGCGTGAAGTGCTCGCGCAGGCTGCCGCTGCGCACGAATCGTTCAACGGCCGCTTCTACCAATACGACGGCACACTACTCGACTGGTGA
- a CDS encoding acyl-CoA dehydrogenase family protein, with the protein MVLDQDHLMVRDAVRTFVRDAVTPHAALWDRERTFPKDVHRQLAELGAYGVLVPEAYGGAGMDALALALILEEIAAGDGGTSTAISVNNCPVCSILLTYGNEAQKRDWLTPLARGEMLGAFCLTEPQAGSDASALRTTATRDGDAYVLNGVKQFITSGKNGNVAIVMAVTDKAAGKRGISAFIVPTDTKGYVVARVEEKLGQHSSDTAQIIFEDCRVPAANLIGAEGEGYRIALSGLEGGRIGIAAQSVGMARAAFEAALSYAKERESFGQPLFSHQAVQFRLADMATQLEAARQLIWHAASLKDAGLPCLTEAAMAKLFASEAAERICSAALQIHGGYGYLSDFPVERIYRDVRVCQIYEGTSDIQKILIARGLD; encoded by the coding sequence ATGGTGCTTGATCAGGACCACCTGATGGTCCGCGACGCGGTACGCACTTTCGTGCGCGACGCGGTGACGCCGCACGCGGCGCTGTGGGACCGCGAGCGCACCTTCCCGAAGGACGTGCATCGCCAGCTCGCCGAACTGGGCGCGTACGGCGTGCTGGTGCCCGAGGCGTACGGCGGTGCCGGCATGGACGCGCTGGCGCTCGCGTTGATCCTCGAAGAAATCGCCGCGGGCGACGGAGGCACGTCGACGGCGATCTCCGTCAACAACTGTCCGGTGTGCAGCATCCTGCTGACCTACGGCAACGAGGCGCAGAAGCGCGACTGGCTCACGCCGCTCGCACGCGGCGAGATGCTCGGCGCGTTTTGTCTGACCGAACCGCAAGCGGGTTCGGACGCGTCCGCGCTGCGCACCACGGCCACCCGCGACGGCGACGCATACGTGCTGAACGGCGTCAAACAGTTCATCACGAGCGGCAAGAACGGCAACGTCGCGATCGTGATGGCGGTGACCGACAAGGCGGCGGGCAAACGTGGCATCAGCGCGTTTATCGTGCCGACCGATACCAAGGGTTACGTCGTCGCGCGCGTCGAAGAAAAGCTCGGCCAGCATTCGTCGGACACCGCGCAAATCATCTTCGAAGATTGCCGTGTGCCGGCGGCGAACCTGATCGGCGCGGAAGGCGAAGGCTATCGGATTGCGCTGTCGGGGCTCGAAGGCGGGCGCATCGGCATCGCCGCGCAAAGCGTCGGTATGGCGCGCGCCGCGTTCGAAGCGGCGTTGAGCTATGCGAAGGAACGCGAAAGCTTCGGCCAGCCGCTGTTTTCGCACCAGGCCGTGCAGTTCCGTCTCGCCGATATGGCAACACAACTCGAAGCGGCGCGCCAGTTGATCTGGCACGCGGCTTCCCTGAAAGACGCCGGTCTGCCGTGTTTGACCGAAGCCGCCATGGCCAAACTGTTCGCGTCGGAAGCAGCCGAGCGTATCTGTTCGGCGGCGCTGCAGATTCACGGCGGCTATGGCTATCTGAGCGATTTCCCTGTGGAACGTATTTACCGCGATGTGCGCGTGTGCCAGATCTACGAAGGCACCAGCGACATCCAGAAAATCCTGATCGCACGCGGTCTTGACTGA
- a CDS encoding YchJ family protein encodes MNKPLLSVQRPSDCPCGGAVPDQRSTPKAPRFAECCGRYIDGGEAAPRALELMRSRYSAYVVGATDYLRATWAPHTCPADLDTDPAAPDAPRWLGLQIKAFAESDAEHATVEFVARYKVGGRAHRLHELSRFVRGEDGRWRYVDGDVSE; translated from the coding sequence ATGAATAAGCCATTGTTGTCGGTACAACGACCTTCCGACTGTCCCTGCGGCGGCGCTGTGCCCGATCAGCGCAGCACGCCTAAGGCGCCCCGCTTCGCAGAATGCTGTGGCCGGTACATCGACGGCGGCGAAGCGGCGCCGCGCGCGCTCGAACTGATGCGCTCGCGTTACAGCGCCTATGTAGTGGGCGCCACGGATTACCTGCGCGCGACCTGGGCGCCGCACACCTGCCCGGCCGACCTCGACACCGACCCTGCCGCGCCCGACGCGCCGCGTTGGCTCGGACTCCAGATCAAGGCGTTCGCCGAAAGCGATGCTGAGCACGCCACAGTGGAATTTGTCGCACGCTATAAGGTGGGTGGCCGCGCGCATCGGCTGCACGAGCTGAGCCGCTTTGTACGAGGCGAAGACGGACGCTGGCGTTATGTCGATGGCGACGTCAGCGAATAG
- a CDS encoding CocE/NonD family hydrolase encodes MVFSKVLTKCAVICATATCAVALAHADPLADTQAGPLTRAHVPRIALDDDIYLPSASLNEQIVRVPVNAAGSITLETTIYKPDGAGPFPMIVFNHGKIPGDPRTQERSDPRPFAREFVRRGYVVVAPNRQGFGHSDGAYQQDGCDVERNGISQAGDVAATIDYMSKQPYVDATHIVVAGTSHGGLATMAYGTEAAPGVRALINFSGGLRQDACTDWQGNLTRAFGAYGEKTRVPSLWLYGENDSIWTQSLVAGMYAAFAEHGASARMVDFGNYKNDAHRLVGDRDGVQVWWPAVEAFLARAGMPTGVQYRVSDPSLPKASGFAAVDAVDAVPFVDEAGRNGYRNFLHQYPSRAFAVSDSGAWSWAEGGDDPMTVAIANCQKQSSAPCRLYAVNNSVVWGAQSSQTASGGDGSSSGAAEGRRALASRE; translated from the coding sequence ATGGTGTTCAGCAAGGTTCTGACGAAGTGTGCGGTGATCTGTGCGACGGCGACGTGCGCTGTCGCACTCGCGCATGCCGACCCGCTCGCCGACACCCAGGCGGGACCGCTGACCCGCGCTCACGTACCGCGTATTGCTCTGGACGACGACATCTATCTGCCGAGCGCCAGCCTCAACGAACAGATTGTGCGAGTACCGGTCAACGCTGCCGGCTCGATCACGCTCGAAACGACGATCTACAAACCGGACGGCGCAGGCCCGTTCCCGATGATCGTCTTCAACCACGGGAAGATTCCTGGCGACCCGCGCACGCAGGAACGCAGCGACCCGCGGCCGTTCGCGCGTGAATTCGTGCGGCGCGGCTACGTGGTGGTGGCGCCGAACCGCCAGGGCTTCGGCCATTCGGACGGCGCCTATCAGCAGGATGGCTGCGACGTCGAGCGCAACGGCATCAGCCAGGCCGGTGACGTGGCCGCGACGATCGACTACATGTCGAAGCAGCCGTACGTGGATGCGACACACATCGTGGTGGCCGGAACCTCGCACGGCGGGCTGGCGACGATGGCTTACGGCACCGAGGCTGCACCGGGCGTTCGGGCATTGATCAATTTCTCCGGCGGTTTGCGGCAGGACGCGTGCACCGACTGGCAGGGCAACTTGACGCGCGCCTTCGGCGCATATGGTGAGAAGACCAGGGTGCCGTCGCTGTGGTTGTACGGCGAAAACGATTCGATCTGGACGCAGTCTTTGGTGGCCGGCATGTATGCCGCTTTTGCCGAGCATGGTGCGAGCGCCAGGATGGTGGATTTCGGCAACTACAAGAATGACGCGCATCGGCTGGTTGGCGATCGCGATGGCGTGCAGGTTTGGTGGCCTGCTGTCGAGGCCTTCCTGGCGCGGGCGGGGATGCCTACCGGCGTGCAATATCGCGTGTCTGATCCTTCTTTGCCGAAGGCTAGCGGGTTTGCTGCTGTCGATGCGGTCGATGCCGTGCCGTTTGTCGATGAAGCTGGACGTAATGGGTATCGGAATTTCCTGCATCAGTATCCTAGCCGGGCTTTTGCGGTTTCGGATTCGGGGGCCTGGTCCTGGGCCGAGGGCGGCGATGATCCTATGACGGTGGCAATTGCTAATTGCCAGAAGCAGAGTTCGGCGCCTTGCAGGTTATATGCGGTGAATAACTCCGTTGTGTGGGGGGCTCAGTCTTCGCAGACGGCTAGTGGTGGTGATGGGTCTTCTTCTGGTGCTGCCGAGGGGCGTAGGGCTCTTGCTAGCCGGGAGTAG